From a single Eubalaena glacialis isolate mEubGla1 chromosome 15, mEubGla1.1.hap2.+ XY, whole genome shotgun sequence genomic region:
- the LOC133075714 gene encoding large ribosomal subunit protein eL31-like encodes MALAKKGGEKKGRSTINEVVTKEYAINIHKHIQGVGFKKRAPRALKKIWKFAMKEMGTPDLHIDTRLKKAVWAKGIRNVPYHICVQLSRKCNEDEDSPNKLYMLVTYVPVPTFKNLQIVSVDEN; translated from the coding sequence ATGGCTCTCGCAAAGAAGGGTGGCGAGAAGAAGGGTCGGTCCACCATCAATGAGGTGGTGACCAAAGAATACGCTATCAACATTCACAAGCACATCCAAGGAGTGGGTTTCAAGAAGCGTGCCCCTCGGGCACTcaaaaaaatctggaaatttgCCATGAAGGAGATGGGAACTCCAGATTTACACATTGACACCAGGCTCAAGAAAGCTGTCTGGGCCAAAGGAATAAGAAATGTCCCATACCATATCTGTGTGCAGTTGTCCAGAAAGTGTAATGAAGATGAAGATTCACCAAACAAGCTCTATATGTTGGTTACCTATGTACCTGTCCCCACTTTCAAAAATCTACAGATAGTTAGTGTGGATGAGAATTAA